The following coding sequences lie in one Panicum virgatum strain AP13 chromosome 6N, P.virgatum_v5, whole genome shotgun sequence genomic window:
- the LOC120678917 gene encoding WD repeat-containing protein DWA2-like: MQGGSSGIVYGGLKYQARCIADVRADAGSTTFLAGTLSLKEENEVHLIRLSPAESELVCDGLFYHPNEIWDLKSCPFDHRVFSTVYTSGEGYGAAVWKIPEQHGQSNSPQLEQLFELAGHTGKLRRVLWWPLGKHDKLISIDDRNIFLWNIDTSNKSAKVISQGSADMLPNLRGGAWDPHNHNSIAAISDSSLHLWDLRSMDKSTAIEHAHIRDVDYNPKKQNIIATAEDEFGIRLWDIRMLKHPLKDLPGHSHWTWTVRHNPEYDELLLSAGTDSTVNLWLAQVISNDSGPDSPSSPKRQEEPLLNSYTDYEDSIYGIAWSSHDPSLFASLSYDGRVVLESVKPYLQRK; this comes from the exons ATGCAGGGCGGATCCAGCGGCATCGTCTACGGCGGCCTCAAGTACCAG GCGCGGTGCATCGCGGACGTGCGCGCGGACGCCGGCTCCACCACCTTCCTCGCCGGGACCCTCAGTCTCAAGGAGGAGAACGAG GTGCACCTGATCCGGCTGTCACCGGCGGAGAGCGAGCTGGTGTGCGACGGCCTCTTCTACCACCCCAACGAGATCTGGGACCTCAAATCGTGCCCCTTCGATCACAGGGTCTTCTCCACAGTCTACACCTCCG GTGAGGGTTATGGCGCTGCTGTCTGGAAGATCCCAGAGCAGCATGGGCAGTCAAATTCACCGCAGCTTGAGCAGCTCTTCGAGCTCGCTGGGCATACGGGCAAGTTAAGACG TGTGCTCTGGTGGCCACTGGGAAAGCATGATAAGCTAATTAGCATTGATGACAGAAATATTTTTCTTTGGAACATAGACACATCAAATAAATCAGCTAAG GTGATATCACAGGGGTCGGCTGACATGCTTCCAAATTTACGTGGTGGAGCTTGGGATCCACACAATCACAATTCAATTGCTGCAATATCTGATTCATCACTTCACTTATGGGATCTCCGCTCTATGGA CAAATCAACTGCAATTGAACATGCACATATACGGGATGTGGATTATAACCCCAAGAAGCAAAACATAATT GCAACAGCAGAAGATGAATTTGGAATTCGCTTATGGGATATCAGAATGCTGAAACATCCTCTGAAAGATCTCCCAGGACACTCACATTG GACTTGGACTGTTCGGCACAATCCTGAGTACGACGAGCTGCTTCTG AGTGCTGGAACAGATTCAACCGTAAATTTGTGGTTGGCTCAAGTTATCAGCAATGATTCTGGACCTGACAG CCCTAGTTCACCCAAGAGGCAAGAAGAACCATTACTCAATTCATATACCGACTATGAAGATAGCATCTATG GTATTGCATGGAGCTCCCATGACCCATCATTATTCGCTTCTTTGTCTTACGATGGAAGG GTTGTTTTGGAATCAGTCAAGCCCTACTTGCAGAGAAAATGA
- the LOC120679399 gene encoding O-fucosyltransferase 6-like, with amino-acid sequence MVQSRRRVGSYRCPRRAALPAAALLLFLLAAVALLYVSPPPVSDHPVVASSRRRRSAHALLNSSGGGSMDESERREIFRVPTNDSTVRDDLWGSKLASKFYGCSNSSSKFLDSNITTQTDRYLMIVTSGGLNQQRTGIIDAVVAARILNATLVVPKLDQASFWKDSSNFSEIFDADWFISSLSKDVKIVKELPEIGGKLRAPHRMRVPRKCTERCYLNRVLPALLKKHVIRLTKFDYRLANRLQTDLQKLRCRVNYHALRFTAPIQEMGEKLIQRMRERSKYFIALHLRFEPDMLAFSGCYYGGGEKERRELGAIRKRWKGLHPNPEKGRRQGRCPLTPEEVGLMLRALGYSKYVHIYVASGEIYGGARTLAPLKALFPNLHTKETISSKEELAPFSKYSSRMAALDFIVCDESDAFVANNNGNMAKILAGRRRYFGHKRTIRPNAKRLYPLFLSRGNMSWDAFLSKVRMFQKGFMGEPKELRPGRGEFHENPSSCICERTDGKAKSRDDQVLDSSSDRGKAMDEPAVPNYISEEVGEFDDDDDDEDAPAEKGMVDLEMDDDALVRPEDPELEQILSD; translated from the exons ATGGTCCAGtcgcggcggcgcgtcggcaGCTACCggtgcccgcgccgcgccgcgctgccggcggcggcgctcctgctcttcctcctcgccgccgtcgcgctgcTCTACGTCTCCCCGCCGCCGGTCTCGGACCACCCCGTGGtcgcctcctcccgccgccgccgctcggcacATGCTTTG CTAAACAGCTCCGGTGGCGGCAGCATGGACGAGTCCGAGCGCCGCGAAATTTTCCGTGTTCCA ACGAATGATTCGACCGTCAGGGATGACCTTTGGGGTTCAAAGCTTGCTAGCAAATTTTATGGGTGCAGCAACTCAAGCAGCAAGTTCCTTG ATTCAAATATTACTACACAAACAGACCGCTATTTGATGATTGTTACAAGTGGAGGCCTGAATCAGCAGAGAACAGGG ATAATTGATGCTGTCGTTGCTGCACGCATTTTAAATGCCACACTTGTTGTTCCCAAACTGGACCAAGCATCCTTCTGGAAAGATTCAAG CAATTTTTCTGAAATTTTTGATGCCGACTGGTTCATCTCATCCCTATCAAAGGACGTAAAGATTGTGAAAGAGCTTCCTGAGATAGGAGGTAAACTTCGGGCTCCTCACAGAATGCGTGTTCCTCGAAAATGTACTGAGCGGTGTTACTTGAACCGTGTGTTACCTGCACTTCTTAAGAAACAT GTTATACGATTGACGAAATTTGATTATAGATTAGCTAACAGGTTGCAAACTGACTTGCAAAAGCTGAGATGCAGAGTCAACTATCATGCATTGAGATTTACTGCTCCAATACAGGAGATGGGTGAAAAGCTGATACAAAGAATGAGGGAGAGGAGCAAATATTTTATTGCTCTTCATTTAAG ATTCGAACCTGATATGCTTGCCTTTTCGGGGTGCTATTACGGTGGTGGAGAAAAAGAGAGGAGAGAACTTGGTGCTATAAGGAAGAGGTGGAAAGGCTTGCAT CCTAACCCAGAGAAAGGAAGAAGGCAAGGTAGATGCCCGCTAACTCCTGAAGAGGTGGGTCTGATGTTGAGAGCACTGGGCTACAGTAAGTATGTCCACATTTATGTGGCTTCTGGAGAGATATATGGAGGTGCAAGGACTCTGGCACCGCTTAAAGCTCTCTTCCCCAATCTCCACACAAAAGAAACAATATCTAGCAAAGAGGAGCTGGCTCCATTCTCTAAGTATTCGTCTCGCATGGCTGCACTTGATTTCATTGTCTGTGATGAAAGTGATGCTTTTGTGGCTAACAACAATGGCAACATGGCTAAAATTTTGGCTGGGCGAAG GAGATATTTTGGGCATAAAAGAACAATCCGACCAAATGCCAAAAGGCTCTATCCCTTGTTTTTGAGCAGAGGAAACATGTCATGGGATGCATTCTTGTCAAAAGTACGCATGTTTCAGAAAGGGTTTATGGGAGAGCCCAAAGAGCTTAGGCCAGGGAGGGGGGAGTTTCATGAGAACCCCTCTAGCTGTATCTGTGAAAGGACTGATGGCAAAGCCAAATCTCGCGATGATCAAGTCTTGGATAGTAGTAGTGACCGAGGCAAAGCCATGGATGAGCCAGCAGTTCCTAATTATATTAGTGAAGAGGTGGGCGaatttgatgatgatgatgatgatgaagatgctcCTGCAGAGAAAGGGATGGTTGACTTGGAAATGGACGATGATGCGTTGGTCAGACCAGAGGATCCTGAGCTGGAACAGATTCTTTCAGACTAG
- the LOC120679471 gene encoding uncharacterized protein LOC120679471 produces MAAPNHHADEPPASAPASPTAGPGAAPDQDPTGRRGMVRRCVRTLLSLHEDRRNERVLSAMMTRLATMESPAGDVPAAPGDASSAEHAQLAELIEKMELSFKD; encoded by the exons ATGGCCGCGCCGAACCACCACGCCGACGAGCCGCCAGCGAGCGCGCCGGCTTCGCCCACGGCTGGACCAGGTGCAGCGCCTGATCAAGACCCTACTG gccggagggggATGGTGCGCCGCTGCGTCCGCACGCTGCTCTCCCTCCACGAGGACCGCCGGAACGAGCGCGTCCTCTCCGCCATGATGACGCGCCTGGCGACGATGGAGTCGCCCGCGGGCGACGTCCCCGCGGCGCCTGGGGACGCGTCGTCGGCGGAGCATGCTCAGCTGGCGGAGCTGATCGAGAAGATGGAGCTGTCGTTCAAGGACTGA